One region of Wyeomyia smithii strain HCP4-BCI-WySm-NY-G18 chromosome 3, ASM2978416v1, whole genome shotgun sequence genomic DNA includes:
- the LOC129726679 gene encoding carbohydrate sulfotransferase 11 isoform X2, with protein MTKIEAMEKGPLHPASDCHDPHQSQHQRYLQYLPHKRRKMSFKLPIKWNRRRFYLCLKVILLFVVFGLYFVLLLRESMTALSTNRNKVSGKNEAHKASVNGRSFRSNKKGTPKHQGNQQHPPSTDVHKSSRGRSGATSNHSTLNPVYEYSEEMNAAAEADFNDRRTVLWNVCAEHRIIDKYSPNAWEFFISPGHGLAWCSIFKAGSSAWMFYFNLLGGYDHRFLQRTRASPIDLARRRFPRPRNSELNDNLANTISFLIVREPFERLVSAYRDKLEGSRNTYYRLLGQQIVAKFRKKDDKFALKQPKGPTFREFLEFLVSHYKSGGRFDEHWSPIYLFCTPCSINFTLIAKVETLQRDSEYIIRQAGLETLLLNKLPHEKARAIENRSATKTRNVVSRYFSQIDERLLTEVLEIYQLDFELFGYNSTKYYSYVQESFGEAQQ; from the exons ATGACCAAAATAGAGGCGATGGAGAAAGGACCATTGCATCCTGCCAGCGACTGCCATGACCCGCATCAGTCCCAGCATCAGCGGTACCTTCAGTATCTTCCGCACAAGCGGCGTAAGATGAGTTTTAAGTTACCAATCAAATGGAACCGGAGACGGTTCTATCTCTGCCTGAAGGTGATATTACTGTTTGTGGTGTTCGGTCTTTATTTTGTGCTACTGCTGCGGGAATCGATGACGGCGCTGTCCACCAATAGGAACAAAGTCAGCGGAAAGAATGAAGCT CACAAAGCCTCCGTAAACGGCAGATCATTTCGATCCAACAAGAAAGGCACCCCAAAGCACCAGGGAAATCAACAGCACCCGCCCTCGACAGATGTGCATAAATCTTCCAGAGGACGATCGGGAGCAACCAGCAACCACTCGACCCTGAACCCCGTCTACGAATACTCGGAGGAAATGAACGCCGCTGCCGAGGCCGACTTCAACGATCGCCGGACGGTGTTATGGAATGTTTGCGCGGAACATCGAATCATCGACAAATACTCACCGAACGCCTGGGAGTTCTTCATTTCGCCTGGACATGGATTGGCGTGGTGCAGCATTTTCAAGGCCGGCAGCAGTGCGTGGATGTTCTATTTCAATCTTTTAG GGGGATACGATCACCGATTTCTCCAGCGAACACGAGCCTCTCCGATCGATCTTGCCCGAAGGCGCTTTCCACGGCCACGTAATTCCGAACTGAACGATAATCTAGCCAACACAATATCGTTTCTTATCGTGCGTGAACCCTTTGAACGGCTAGTTTCCGCCTATCGAGACAAACTAGAAGGATCTCGCAATACGTACTACCGACTACTTGGGCAACAGATTGTAGCGAAGTTTCGCAAAAAAGATGACAAGTTTGCGCTG AAACAACCTAAAGGACCAACGTTTCGAGAATTTCTAGAGTTTCTTGTCAGCCACTACAAAAGTGGCGGTCGATTTGACGAACACTGGAGTCCGATTTATTTGTTCTGCACTCCTTGCAGCATCAATTTCACTTTGATTGCCAAGGTTGAGACTTTGCAGCGGGATAGCGAATACATCATACGGCAAGCTGGGCTGGAAACGTTACTGCTGAACAAACTTCCCCACGAAAAAGCGCGCGCCATCGAAAATCGATCGGCCACCAAAACCAGGAATGTTGTTTCCAG ATATTTTTCCCAAATTGACGAGCGACTTCTGACGGAGGTACTCGAAATCTACCAGCTTGATTTCGAGCTGTTCGGTTACAACAGCACCAAATACTACAGCTATGTACAGGAATCGTTTGGGGAAGCACAACAGTGA
- the LOC129726679 gene encoding carbohydrate sulfotransferase 11 isoform X1 has protein sequence MTKIEAMEKGPLHPASDCHDPHQSQHQRYLQYLPHKRRKMSFKLPIKWNRRRFYLCLKVILLFVVFGLYFVLLLRESMTALSTNRNKVSGKNEAHKASVNGRSFRSNKKGTPKHQGNQQHPPSTDVHKSSRGRSGATSNHSTLNPVYEYSEEMNAAAEADFNDRRTVLWNVCAEHRIIDKYSPNAWEFFISPGHGLAWCSIFKAGSSAWMFYFNLLGGYDHRFLQRTRASPIDLARRRFPRPRNSELNDNLANTISFLIVREPFERLVSAYRDKLEGSRNTYYRLLGQQIVAKFRKKDDKFALVNLLFIVPKNNYHFSFPQKQPKGPTFREFLEFLVSHYKSGGRFDEHWSPIYLFCTPCSINFTLIAKVETLQRDSEYIIRQAGLETLLLNKLPHEKARAIENRSATKTRNVVSRYFSQIDERLLTEVLEIYQLDFELFGYNSTKYYSYVQESFGEAQQ, from the exons ATGACCAAAATAGAGGCGATGGAGAAAGGACCATTGCATCCTGCCAGCGACTGCCATGACCCGCATCAGTCCCAGCATCAGCGGTACCTTCAGTATCTTCCGCACAAGCGGCGTAAGATGAGTTTTAAGTTACCAATCAAATGGAACCGGAGACGGTTCTATCTCTGCCTGAAGGTGATATTACTGTTTGTGGTGTTCGGTCTTTATTTTGTGCTACTGCTGCGGGAATCGATGACGGCGCTGTCCACCAATAGGAACAAAGTCAGCGGAAAGAATGAAGCT CACAAAGCCTCCGTAAACGGCAGATCATTTCGATCCAACAAGAAAGGCACCCCAAAGCACCAGGGAAATCAACAGCACCCGCCCTCGACAGATGTGCATAAATCTTCCAGAGGACGATCGGGAGCAACCAGCAACCACTCGACCCTGAACCCCGTCTACGAATACTCGGAGGAAATGAACGCCGCTGCCGAGGCCGACTTCAACGATCGCCGGACGGTGTTATGGAATGTTTGCGCGGAACATCGAATCATCGACAAATACTCACCGAACGCCTGGGAGTTCTTCATTTCGCCTGGACATGGATTGGCGTGGTGCAGCATTTTCAAGGCCGGCAGCAGTGCGTGGATGTTCTATTTCAATCTTTTAG GGGGATACGATCACCGATTTCTCCAGCGAACACGAGCCTCTCCGATCGATCTTGCCCGAAGGCGCTTTCCACGGCCACGTAATTCCGAACTGAACGATAATCTAGCCAACACAATATCGTTTCTTATCGTGCGTGAACCCTTTGAACGGCTAGTTTCCGCCTATCGAGACAAACTAGAAGGATCTCGCAATACGTACTACCGACTACTTGGGCAACAGATTGTAGCGAAGTTTCGCAAAAAAGATGACAAGTTTGCGCTGGTAAATTTACTGTTCATTGTTCCGAAGAACAATTACCATTTTTCTTTTCCACAGAAACAACCTAAAGGACCAACGTTTCGAGAATTTCTAGAGTTTCTTGTCAGCCACTACAAAAGTGGCGGTCGATTTGACGAACACTGGAGTCCGATTTATTTGTTCTGCACTCCTTGCAGCATCAATTTCACTTTGATTGCCAAGGTTGAGACTTTGCAGCGGGATAGCGAATACATCATACGGCAAGCTGGGCTGGAAACGTTACTGCTGAACAAACTTCCCCACGAAAAAGCGCGCGCCATCGAAAATCGATCGGCCACCAAAACCAGGAATGTTGTTTCCAG ATATTTTTCCCAAATTGACGAGCGACTTCTGACGGAGGTACTCGAAATCTACCAGCTTGATTTCGAGCTGTTCGGTTACAACAGCACCAAATACTACAGCTATGTACAGGAATCGTTTGGGGAAGCACAACAGTGA